A stretch of the uncultured Trichococcus sp. genome encodes the following:
- a CDS encoding transposase, with protein MRKRQAKRHHAVRSQNYQRIKEQRARIHRKEKNQRQDRLHKLTTKLVRDFDVIVLEDIVLMQFTCLFLLLF; from the coding sequence GTGCGCAAAAGACAAGCAAAACGGCACCACGCTGTCAGAAGCCAAAACTATCAGCGGATCAAAGAGCAACGCGCGCGTATCCACCGAAAAGAAAAGAACCAACGGCAAGACCGCCTGCATAAGCTGACGACGAAGTTGGTTCGTGATTTTGATGTTATCGTTTTGGAGGATATAGTGCTGATGCAATTCACCTGTTTATTTTTGCTTCTTTTTTAA
- a CDS encoding L-lactate dehydrogenase, with protein MIQTKLAIIGVGHVGSQVLTDCSHLNLFSDIVLIDSNEDTARGEALDHRHALAASYRTNSKIYAGDYADCADADIIIISAGVSEKPRPGEDMPPRALMGKENAIEIRKIMTGITRYTKNAIIILITNPVDTITYIAENDFDYPKGKIFGTGTTLDTFRYRQIVAAHYQVDPKNVSGYIMGEHGSTAFPAFSSTTVGALTLSQSDALLAPAEPLDREFVSQEVVHTASDVFNWKGWTNSGIGEVAAALARAVMLDEKSIFPVTAAVDGFYNCHGVAAFSMPCIIGRNGLEQQIPLPLDDEEYEKLQLSIKDIQHTLQSVR; from the coding sequence ATGATCCAGACAAAATTAGCCATCATCGGGGTCGGCCATGTCGGTTCCCAAGTATTGACCGACTGCAGTCACCTCAACTTATTTTCCGATATCGTCCTGATCGACAGCAACGAGGACACGGCAAGAGGCGAGGCTCTTGACCACCGCCATGCGTTGGCCGCCAGCTACCGGACAAACAGTAAAATATACGCCGGCGATTACGCGGATTGCGCCGATGCCGACATCATCATCATTTCCGCGGGCGTCAGTGAAAAGCCGCGCCCGGGTGAAGATATGCCGCCAAGAGCGTTGATGGGCAAAGAGAATGCCATTGAAATACGCAAAATCATGACAGGCATCACCCGGTACACAAAGAATGCCATCATCATCCTGATAACGAATCCGGTCGATACAATCACCTACATCGCCGAAAATGATTTCGACTATCCGAAAGGCAAGATTTTCGGCACCGGAACGACTTTGGATACTTTCCGCTACCGTCAGATCGTTGCTGCCCACTATCAGGTCGATCCAAAGAACGTCAGCGGCTACATCATGGGCGAACACGGCAGTACCGCCTTCCCGGCTTTCAGCAGCACGACTGTGGGTGCGCTCACCCTTTCCCAAAGCGATGCTTTATTGGCCCCAGCGGAACCATTGGACCGGGAATTCGTCAGCCAAGAAGTGGTGCACACGGCATCCGATGTCTTCAACTGGAAAGGCTGGACCAATTCAGGCATCGGGGAAGTCGCAGCAGCCTTGGCCCGCGCTGTCATGCTGGACGAGAAAAGCATCTTCCCGGTGACAGCGGCTGTTGACGGCTTTTACAATTGCCATGGCGTAGCAGCCTTCAGCATGCCTTGCATCATCGGCAGGAACGGCTTGGAGCAACAGATTCCCTTGCCGTTGGATGATGAGGAATACGAAAAACTGCAGCTCTCCATCAAAGATATCCAGCACACCCTGCAATCCGTGCGATAA
- the panC gene encoding pantoate--beta-alanine ligase gives MKIAATVEEIRSAVKAWKKEGLSVGFVPTMGYLHEGHQSLMQKAVSENDRVVVSIFVNPMQFGPSEDLESYPRNLEKDAALCEANGVDLIFHPEPKEMYQPDFSSFVDMHGLTDSLCGKSRPVHFRGVCTVVTKLFNIVQPDRAYFGQKDAQQLAVIQQMVRDLNMDVTVIGCPIIREADGLAKSSRNSYLSADERKAALVLSRALEVAKQLLADGERDAAKIRNAISETIQAEPLVKIDYVELVDARTLQQVDSVERPVLVALAVYIGKTRLIDNFITE, from the coding sequence ATGAAGATTGCAGCAACGGTTGAAGAAATTCGCAGTGCCGTGAAGGCCTGGAAAAAGGAAGGTTTGTCGGTTGGCTTTGTTCCGACGATGGGCTATCTCCATGAAGGCCATCAAAGCTTGATGCAGAAAGCCGTCAGCGAAAATGATCGGGTGGTCGTCAGCATTTTTGTGAATCCGATGCAGTTCGGCCCGTCCGAAGACCTGGAAAGCTACCCAAGAAATCTGGAAAAGGATGCCGCTTTGTGCGAAGCCAACGGGGTGGATCTGATTTTCCATCCTGAGCCGAAGGAAATGTACCAACCCGATTTCAGTAGCTTTGTGGATATGCACGGTCTGACGGATAGCCTGTGCGGCAAGAGCAGGCCGGTCCATTTCCGGGGCGTCTGCACTGTCGTGACAAAGTTGTTCAACATCGTGCAGCCGGACCGTGCCTATTTCGGACAGAAGGACGCCCAACAATTGGCGGTCATCCAGCAGATGGTCCGCGATCTGAATATGGACGTCACCGTCATCGGCTGCCCGATCATCCGGGAAGCGGACGGTTTGGCCAAAAGCTCGCGCAACAGTTATCTGTCAGCGGATGAGCGCAAGGCGGCGTTGGTGCTGAGCCGAGCGCTCGAAGTCGCCAAGCAGCTGCTTGCGGACGGAGAACGGGATGCTGCCAAGATCCGCAATGCGATTTCGGAAACGATCCAAGCGGAACCGCTGGTGAAGATCGACTATGTGGAGTTGGTGGATGCGCGTACGCTGCAGCAAGTGGACAGCGTCGAGCGACCTGTATTGGTGGCTTTGGCAGTCTATATCGGAAAAACGCGTCTGATCGATAATTTTATCACGGAATAA
- a CDS encoding IS1634 family transposase, giving the protein MSLVYVTNKKNGTTYVYESTNYWDKEKKQSRSKRVCIGKLDEAGNLVPSKRLAMPPALAPAKQGPVPSTVMKRSFYGATYLFDKIGELLGVTADLKACFPESYKQILSIAYFLILEDRNTMLRFPKWDRTHSHPYGSCIPSQRSSDLFASVTEEAKNRFFSLQAKRRTENEYWAYDTTSVSSYSESLKQVKYGINKDHDPLAQINLALLFGEESGLPFYYRKLAGNISDVKTVKDLLADLGNLGFSKVKLVMDRGFYSKENIDALYQNHLKFLMATKVSLKYVQEELNKVRDNIRTRANYNASYQLYSHTATIDWEYSQKRPYKGDVIEGKRRMYLHLYFSGEKALEHENRFNALLDRIEAELVSGNRKAEHEKQYVKYFEITSTPKRGTKVTPKQKAITQAEKDYGFFALISNEIKDPIAALDLYRNKDIVEKAFGNLKERLNLRRTAVSSESSLEGKLFVQFIALIYLSYIKKQMSEKGLYKNYTMQELLDELDVIEAFENPGSALRVGEVTKKQSQLYNTLGVVPPTTL; this is encoded by the coding sequence ATGAGTTTAGTATATGTAACCAACAAGAAGAACGGCACTACCTATGTTTACGAATCAACCAACTATTGGGATAAAGAAAAGAAACAGTCGCGCAGCAAGCGTGTCTGCATAGGAAAACTGGACGAAGCTGGGAACCTGGTTCCCTCTAAGCGGTTGGCTATGCCGCCGGCATTAGCACCTGCAAAGCAAGGGCCGGTACCATCCACCGTCATGAAACGAAGCTTCTACGGAGCGACCTATCTGTTTGACAAAATCGGAGAACTGCTTGGTGTTACAGCCGATCTAAAAGCTTGCTTTCCTGAAAGCTATAAGCAGATACTCTCGATTGCCTACTTCTTGATTTTGGAAGATCGCAATACGATGCTTCGTTTTCCAAAGTGGGATCGCACCCATTCCCATCCTTACGGCAGCTGTATTCCCTCGCAAAGAAGCAGCGATCTGTTTGCCTCGGTTACGGAAGAAGCTAAAAATCGTTTTTTCAGCCTGCAGGCTAAGCGACGGACGGAGAATGAATATTGGGCTTATGATACTACCAGTGTTTCCTCCTATTCAGAGTCTCTTAAGCAAGTCAAATACGGTATCAACAAGGACCACGATCCGCTTGCGCAGATCAATCTTGCTTTGTTGTTTGGTGAAGAATCTGGATTGCCGTTTTACTACCGCAAGTTAGCAGGCAATATAAGCGATGTCAAAACAGTGAAGGACTTGCTTGCCGATCTAGGCAATCTTGGTTTTAGCAAGGTCAAACTCGTAATGGACCGAGGGTTTTACAGCAAGGAAAATATCGATGCCTTGTACCAAAATCATTTGAAATTTTTGATGGCCACAAAAGTATCCCTTAAATACGTGCAGGAAGAACTGAACAAGGTTCGAGATAACATCCGCACACGCGCTAATTACAATGCCAGCTACCAACTTTACAGCCATACTGCAACCATAGACTGGGAGTATTCACAGAAACGGCCGTACAAAGGCGATGTGATTGAAGGGAAACGGCGGATGTACCTGCATCTTTATTTTAGCGGTGAAAAAGCACTGGAGCACGAGAACCGTTTCAATGCGCTTCTTGATCGGATCGAAGCAGAACTAGTTTCCGGGAACCGCAAAGCGGAACACGAAAAGCAGTACGTTAAATACTTCGAAATCACTTCAACACCAAAACGCGGGACAAAGGTAACCCCCAAACAAAAAGCCATTACCCAAGCGGAAAAAGACTACGGATTTTTTGCCCTCATCAGCAATGAAATCAAGGATCCCATCGCCGCTTTAGATTTGTACCGTAACAAAGATATCGTTGAGAAAGCCTTTGGAAATCTTAAAGAGCGGTTGAATTTACGGCGCACAGCCGTTTCATCAGAAAGTTCGCTTGAAGGGAAATTATTCGTGCAGTTCATTGCATTGATCTATTTATCGTACATCAAAAAGCAGATGTCCGAAAAAGGGCTGTATAAAAATTATACGATGCAGGAATTACTGGACGAATTGGATGTCATTGAAGCATTTGAAAATCCAGGCAGTGCATTGCGAGTGGGTGAGGTTACGAAGAAGCAGTCGCAATTATATAACACCTTAGGTGTTGTGCCCCCGACCACGTTATAA
- the panD gene encoding aspartate 1-decarboxylase, whose translation MQLNMLKSKIHRAVVVQAELSYVGSITVDKDLLDAAGLIEYEKVQIVDIDNGARFETYVIAGERGSGMICLNGAAARCVQVSDKIIIMAYCMMDEQEAKEHKPLVVFVDEQNAITTVTRYEEHGRLSM comes from the coding sequence ATGCAACTAAATATGCTGAAAAGTAAAATACACCGCGCCGTCGTTGTCCAAGCGGAGCTTTCCTATGTAGGCAGCATCACTGTCGACAAGGACTTGTTGGATGCTGCAGGACTGATCGAATATGAAAAAGTCCAGATCGTCGACATCGACAACGGTGCAAGATTCGAAACTTACGTCATCGCAGGCGAACGCGGCTCGGGCATGATATGCTTGAACGGTGCCGCCGCCCGTTGCGTTCAGGTGTCGGATAAAATCATCATCATGGCGTACTGCATGATGGATGAGCAGGAAGCGAAGGAGCATAAACCGCTTGTAGTGTTTGTGGATGAGCAGAATGCCATCACAACAGTCACAAGATATGAAGAACATGGAAGGCTCAGCATGTAG
- a CDS encoding DGQHR domain-containing protein, giving the protein MSTIDLSSALHINQGQTDNYSFYINYMKASDIYKYSNIIRLSESKDGVQRFLDPIRVKNIAKYCENDNAIFPTPIILSLNSDFIKDGQGVGLTKLIIDISKDMIEELGNPFSIIDGQHRIEGIKSYHEFNNINNSKDFILPVIIYEDADQATAASIFVTINANQRPVDKSLIHQLFGIMYDGSDKYTVQSFSNVVTKILNENENSPFFHSIRMLGRKLEPTEFISQGTIAKKITDRITSNIEEDNLNIQTNKDIKENSNKIFRIYFSKNEPAIVAKIMINFFNAFSKVFKDIWEDEGYLTKKAVGFSALMKLLDYIYKNSDKLKEEQLIVSFTIMQKYLDKKDKEDKEVKNEGIIQKLFKSSGQGSSESKATEIGKKLVSYYEEGIKNSKSEL; this is encoded by the coding sequence TTGAGCACAATCGATTTATCTAGTGCGTTGCACATCAATCAAGGTCAAACGGATAACTATAGTTTTTACATTAATTATATGAAGGCATCTGATATATATAAGTACTCTAATATAATTAGATTATCGGAAAGTAAAGATGGAGTTCAAAGATTTTTAGATCCAATTAGAGTGAAAAATATTGCTAAATATTGTGAAAATGATAATGCTATTTTTCCAACACCGATTATTTTGTCTCTTAATTCGGATTTTATCAAAGACGGGCAAGGGGTAGGTTTGACAAAGCTTATCATTGATATTAGTAAAGATATGATAGAAGAACTAGGCAATCCTTTTTCAATAATAGATGGTCAACATAGAATTGAAGGTATAAAATCATATCACGAGTTTAATAATATTAACAATAGTAAAGATTTTATCTTACCAGTAATAATTTATGAAGATGCTGACCAAGCGACTGCTGCGTCTATATTTGTTACAATCAATGCTAATCAACGACCTGTAGATAAGTCTCTAATTCATCAACTATTTGGAATAATGTATGATGGATCAGATAAATATACTGTACAATCTTTTTCTAACGTTGTAACAAAGATATTGAATGAAAATGAAAATTCTCCATTTTTTCATTCAATTAGGATGTTAGGTCGTAAATTAGAACCTACAGAGTTTATTTCTCAAGGGACTATAGCAAAAAAAATTACAGATAGGATTACTTCTAACATTGAAGAAGATAATTTAAATATTCAAACAAATAAAGATATTAAAGAAAATTCAAATAAAATTTTTAGAATTTACTTTAGCAAAAATGAACCAGCAATAGTAGCTAAAATAATGATCAATTTTTTTAATGCTTTCTCAAAAGTATTTAAAGATATTTGGGAAGATGAAGGTTATCTTACAAAAAAGGCAGTTGGATTTAGTGCATTAATGAAGTTGTTAGATTATATTTATAAGAATAGTGATAAGTTAAAAGAAGAACAACTAATAGTATCGTTTACAATAATGCAAAAGTATTTAGATAAAAAGGATAAAGAGGACAAAGAGGTCAAAAATGAAGGGATAATTCAAAAACTATTCAAATCATCAGGACAAGGATCAAGTGAAAGTAAAGCAACAGAAATTGGGAAAAAATTAGTGAGTTATTATGAAGAAGGTATTAAAAACAGTAAGTCTGAGCTATAA
- the panB gene encoding 3-methyl-2-oxobutanoate hydroxymethyltransferase, with the protein MKKSVLTFRNAKQKNERLTMLTAYDYSTAKLIDASGIDSVLVGDSLGMVMLGYEDTLSVTMEDMIHHTRAVARGVKDALVVSDLPFMSYQTSVYDAVVNAGRLIKEGRAQAVKLEGGLEVCPQIKAIVEASIPVMAHLGLTPQSVNAFGGFKVQGKDEEAARSLIEQAKAVEAAGAFAVVLECIPAKLAELITQSISIPTIGIGAGNGCDGQVLVYQDMLGLYSDFTPKFVKRYAEIGPQMENAIEDYISEVKSGAFPAAEHTFALSDAVIEKLY; encoded by the coding sequence GTGAAGAAATCGGTTTTGACTTTCCGCAATGCCAAGCAGAAGAATGAGCGTTTGACGATGCTGACTGCCTACGACTATTCCACTGCCAAACTGATCGATGCTTCGGGCATCGACTCGGTGCTGGTGGGGGATTCGTTGGGGATGGTGATGTTGGGCTATGAAGACACCTTATCGGTAACGATGGAGGACATGATCCACCATACCAGAGCTGTCGCCAGAGGAGTAAAGGATGCGTTGGTCGTAAGTGACCTGCCGTTCATGTCCTATCAGACTTCCGTCTATGATGCGGTCGTCAATGCCGGCAGGCTGATCAAGGAAGGCCGGGCACAGGCAGTCAAACTGGAAGGTGGTCTTGAAGTCTGTCCGCAGATCAAGGCAATCGTGGAAGCTTCCATACCGGTCATGGCGCATCTCGGTTTGACGCCGCAATCCGTCAATGCTTTCGGCGGATTCAAGGTCCAAGGCAAAGATGAGGAAGCGGCGCGTAGTCTGATCGAGCAGGCGAAGGCTGTCGAAGCGGCAGGGGCCTTTGCGGTGGTGCTCGAATGCATCCCGGCCAAGCTGGCTGAACTGATCACACAAAGCATTTCGATTCCGACAATCGGCATCGGCGCCGGGAACGGCTGCGACGGCCAAGTGTTGGTCTATCAGGACATGCTGGGACTCTATTCCGATTTCACGCCGAAATTCGTCAAGCGTTATGCAGAAATAGGACCGCAGATGGAGAACGCCATCGAAGACTATATATCTGAAGTGAAAAGCGGCGCGTTTCCGGCAGCGGAGCACACCTTTGCGTTGTCAGATGCGGTCATCGAAAAATTATATTAG
- the def gene encoding peptide deformylase — MITMDNIIREGHPTLRRSADLVTFPLSAENRKIAAEMMEFLSNSQDEKIAEQFNLRAGVGLAAPQIDVSKRIIALLIPGEYEDDPPVLAKVMFNPKIISHSIESACLKGGEGCLSVDREVPGFVVRHSRITVSYQDAEGTTHKARYKGYTAIVVQHEIDHLNGIMFYDHINEQAPFAVADDVIIIE; from the coding sequence ATGATCACAATGGATAACATCATCCGTGAAGGTCATCCTACATTGCGGAGGTCGGCCGACTTGGTCACTTTCCCTTTATCCGCGGAGAATCGAAAAATCGCCGCAGAAATGATGGAGTTTCTTTCGAACAGCCAGGATGAAAAAATCGCCGAGCAATTCAACTTGCGCGCAGGTGTCGGTTTGGCAGCTCCGCAAATCGACGTATCCAAGCGCATCATTGCGCTGCTGATACCAGGGGAATATGAAGATGACCCTCCAGTACTGGCTAAAGTGATGTTCAACCCCAAAATCATCAGCCACTCGATCGAAAGCGCCTGCCTCAAAGGTGGCGAAGGCTGCCTTTCAGTGGACCGCGAAGTGCCGGGGTTCGTCGTCAGACATAGCCGGATCACGGTATCTTATCAAGATGCCGAAGGAACGACACACAAAGCCCGCTATAAAGGCTACACAGCCATTGTAGTCCAGCACGAAATCGACCATCTCAACGGCATCATGTTCTATGACCACATCAATGAACAAGCGCCCTTTGCAGTTGCAGACGATGTCATCATCATTGAATAA
- a CDS encoding amino acid ABC transporter ATP-binding protein, with protein MEKVIDVQHLKKSFGQHEVLKDIDFSVNKGEVVCIIGSSGSGKSTLLRCINLLEKPTAGEIIYDGENILDSKHDIFKYRSKLGMVFQQFNLFNNLDVLHNCTVGPVKILKKSQQEAEKIAMGYLEQVGMGNFINAKPDQLSGGQKQRVAIARALTMEPDALLFDEPTSALDPEMVGEVLKVMKDLANSGLTMIVVTHEMEFAREVSDRVIFMDQGVILEQGAPEEIFYHPKEDRTKQFLERYLTK; from the coding sequence ATGGAAAAAGTAATTGACGTACAGCATCTGAAGAAGAGCTTCGGCCAACATGAAGTGCTGAAGGACATCGATTTCAGCGTGAATAAAGGGGAAGTCGTGTGCATCATCGGTTCATCGGGATCCGGTAAATCAACGCTGTTGCGTTGCATCAATTTGCTTGAAAAACCTACAGCCGGAGAAATCATCTACGACGGTGAAAACATACTGGACTCGAAGCATGACATTTTCAAGTACCGCAGTAAATTGGGGATGGTGTTCCAACAGTTCAATTTATTCAACAACTTGGATGTGCTGCATAATTGCACTGTTGGGCCTGTGAAGATCCTGAAAAAGTCGCAGCAGGAAGCCGAAAAAATCGCCATGGGCTATCTGGAACAGGTCGGGATGGGGAACTTCATAAACGCCAAACCTGATCAGTTGTCAGGCGGCCAAAAACAACGCGTCGCTATCGCGCGCGCTTTGACGATGGAGCCTGATGCGCTGTTGTTCGATGAGCCGACATCGGCTTTGGATCCGGAGATGGTGGGGGAAGTATTGAAAGTCATGAAGGATCTTGCCAACAGTGGTTTGACGATGATTGTTGTGACGCATGAAATGGAGTTTGCGAGAGAAGTTTCCGATCGCGTCATCTTCATGGATCAAGGCGTTATTCTCGAACAGGGAGCCCCTGAAGAGATCTTCTATCATCCAAAAGAGGATCGGACGAAGCAATTCTTGGAAAGATACCTTACAAAATAA
- a CDS encoding HAD family hydrolase, whose translation MLTILFDLDDTLYDTASPFFQALANYSLKNSHSDEATFALFREHCDAAFDLFSSGELTLAESHIMRTQHTFADLGLPLTDEEAMRFQETYQKMQGEIVLSPGIEHLLNELENRHIPIAVFTNGPEKHQMKKFTALGLERWVPPARIFISEKIGSPKPNAEAFAHVQKALKTTPGELLFIGDTYETDIIGGQAAGWTTLWYNHRRKPEDEKVVLEPTFYSVTEMHQAINDNISKRKEM comes from the coding sequence ATGCTTACTATTCTATTCGATTTGGACGATACTTTATACGACACAGCAAGTCCGTTCTTTCAAGCACTGGCAAATTACAGTTTGAAAAACTCCCATAGTGACGAAGCCACTTTCGCCCTTTTCCGTGAGCATTGCGATGCCGCCTTCGACCTGTTCTCAAGCGGAGAGCTGACGCTGGCCGAGTCCCACATCATGCGCACACAGCATACGTTCGCCGACTTGGGTCTTCCGCTCACCGACGAAGAGGCGATGCGCTTCCAGGAAACCTACCAGAAAATGCAAGGAGAAATTGTGTTGAGCCCCGGCATCGAGCATCTTTTGAATGAGTTGGAAAATCGACACATCCCGATCGCGGTCTTCACAAACGGCCCTGAAAAGCACCAAATGAAAAAATTCACCGCCTTGGGATTGGAGCGATGGGTGCCGCCAGCGCGCATCTTCATTTCCGAAAAAATCGGTTCCCCAAAACCCAATGCCGAGGCTTTCGCGCATGTGCAGAAAGCTTTGAAGACCACTCCCGGCGAGCTGCTGTTCATCGGGGACACTTACGAAACGGACATCATCGGCGGTCAGGCTGCTGGTTGGACTACTCTATGGTACAATCATCGCCGGAAGCCTGAGGATGAAAAAGTGGTGCTGGAGCCAACCTTCTATTCTGTCACAGAAATGCACCAAGCAATAAATGACAACATCTCAAAACGGAAGGAAATGTGA